CAGTTTCTCCAGCCAGTGGAAGTTGTTGTAGTCAACAGCAGCCCACACTGTTATGTCTTTCTTCTTTCCAAAGTTCCTTACTCAGGATCATACACACCACCTCTGTATATATCAAATGCATACCGAAATTCCTTCTGATCTTTAACCTCATCTTTTTCCATTTCTAAAACACAAAATAAGTAATCGAGTAAAGGCATTGGTTTAACACTTTATTGGAAAAGGGCTGCCTAAAATGCTGGTACTTCTTACCATAATGAGTGCACTCTTAACGAAACCTACATCTGTATATCATTGGTTCTTTcactctccctctctctcttaTGCTCAGTGGTGCTTCTTTGTTTGATTCCTCTTTGTTGAGATGCAGTACTGGAGTTGTCTGTGTATTGGTTGCCACCCATTTAAGGGTGCTGGAGAATGAGAACCTGTTAAAGTTGGCAAAATTTGTAAAGATCAGATTACCTTTACGATGGATGGGCATTTTAATATGAATTTCATTTGGTAAACTAGTGTCTTCTGTTCAAAACATGCTGAAGATGgaattttgaaaaatgtagATGTCTTTGTTACCTAACAGTTCTTAAATGCTATCTGAAATTGAAATGTTTATGGTATAAACTTGCCAATGTTCAGCCAAAAGGTAGAGAAATAGAGGTGGAAGAGAGCATGATTGAGCGCCGACCATCAACAGATGTGGGACGTCCACAGTATCGGGATTCTGGTGTTGTCATACAGGTATCAAATTTTTTGACTCTTCCTTTTTCTTGACCATCTAATTACTGTGTGCTCACAGGCTTGTGCTGGCACCAGATTGCTTTGCAGCAGTCAATGGAAGATCCCATAAGTTCTACAAAAGAGCAGCGGGAAGCATCTGAGAAAGGAACTGGAGATGTTGGGGGAGATGGAAAGGAGTTTCTCTGCTTCAGTAGTGCCAGCGAAGATGAGTTAGCGAGCTTGGAAGGAACTGGAGAAAGATCAGGCAACTCTACATCTGGAAGGTCTGACATCTGCTGGTTGAATTGTGATGGTAGTCTGTAACTCAACTAGGATTATTCTTTTGCTGGTTAATCTTCACATTGGAACACAACTATTTTGGAAAGGGCATGCCGGTAAAAGTGACCTTGCAGATTTTAATCCTTATGTAGTTAAAGTTCGAAGGCTATATTTGCTGCAATATAAGAGTTTGAAATGTGATAGGTTTTCTCACATGTTCTTGTTGCTTAGTTGGCTTAAAGTTGTCGTCTTCTAAGtcattttaagttttttttgtgCTAGACATTCTTGCAAAATATTGCttataatgtgaattttagggttaaaagaataaaaaaagatagtttgagaatttagttaaaatataagggatataaaagtaatttccatggtaaaaaaaaatgactttaagcactttgaaaaaaaaaagttaggaatcctaacttttcatttttgactgactttaagaactttatgacttaaagtcagcattagacaaacacgtccaaaagctaaaaaggggctttaagttggtcccaatccaaacgggctcattgTCAATTTTTTCAGAGATTTCCTTTTTCATTGACCATGAGTAATCTGTTCCGTTGTTGTCTTTCTATTTGCTATCTTCACCTTTACTTTTAGGTCTTGCTTCTCACATCTCACCTGATTTTCTGCTGATTGATGATGCATAAAAATGTATTTAGTGATTCAAGTTATGTCATTCTCATAAAATTAACTCTGCATTCCAGGAATACACCTGTTCATGAGCACGTGTCTATGGGTTCAGATAACTACGGAAATTCGGAGTTCTCTGATGCAGATGAGCGACACCACCAAGAGGGGACCTACTGTAATGTTGATCAAACCTCGGTAGCAATTAAATCTTCTCATGATGCAAATAAAAGCAGTGAGAGAGACATATCTGATGCAAGACGGCCTAAAAAGTTACAGGAACCACTGCATGGTGGAGGCAGAGAGCATAGCCCAGGTTCATCTTGCTGTTCTCTAAGTCATGGTGACACATCTGGAGATGGGACTTTTCTTGACTTAAAGAAATCTCATGATCATCATACAAGGTTATTATCTAATGCAGAATCTGAGTTACAGGAGAAGGGTACAATTGATTACCAGCCAATTTCCGGAACCGATCATATCAGATCAAAGTCTGGTGATCCTCAATATTTTACACGAAGTAGGTCTGTGCAAAGAGATCTGCTGCATGACAGAAGAAGTCCTGGTAGAATGAGTGGAACAATTCCCGTTCACCTGAAAGATGAGGATTCCCGCAAATCTGATGCTAGGATACTGTATGAAAGGCGTAATTCAACTGTGATCCGACACAGACAGAGAGATAGACGATATGCTTTTGACTCTCATGAAAGGGAAGATACTTCACATTTTAATAGGGCAGAACCCTTTTACTCTAATGCAGGACGATTTTCTGATTATCCATGCCGGGATTCTTTTACAAAAAATCCTGAGATGGAATATCAGTTAAAATGCAGATATGACAAAAAATGGTCTGGCGATCGAAGTGTGAAAAGAAAGCTAGATCCTCTTGAATTATCAGTTTATACAGATGATGAATTGTCGGAAAGAGATAGACCCCATGATGGAAGAAGACTCACTGTTCAGGATATGGACAACGTTTCTTTTCATGATTCAGAACAATGGATCGATAAGTATATTTCCTATTCAGATGATGAGAAACCCAGTCGACGAATGTGGAAAATAGATCAGCTGCAGAGTAACAAGAGAGTGAGGACTGATGATCTTGTAACTGAATGTAATTATATCTATGATATCATGGAAGAGACCGATAACAGATATAGACCATACAACCACAGGGATACTAATATTCAAGAAGATGACTATCATGTAAAATTGACTTATTTCAGAAGAGAAATTAAAAGCCCCAGTAGGGGCAAAAGGAGAGATAACAGTCCTTGCAGAAGTTTAAATGATATATGTTTCATGGATCTAAAGGATGAGGAAGGGAGATTTGATGGGTATCGACCTCCATCCTTTAGTTTGTATAGACAAACTTGTACTCCTAGCAGAAGGTGGCAGAACCCtgaactgccacgtggcagacACGGAATATTCAACAGCACTAGGAAATGCGATGGTGGTCAGTTTGCTAATTTGACCAACTCCATTGGTGCCGATCAGACAATCAAGTATCCTGGTAATCAGGACAGttttaaaagaagaagaggGGACCGACAATCTAAAGGGATGCAATGGGTTGAAGATGAAAACAGTTCTAGGTATCGGCAAAATATATTAGATGCTGAGAGGACATCATATTCGTTCAGAAAAACTTCAAGTGACCAAAGGTTTAAGTCATTTGACAATAATCATGGACCCAACCCAGTAGAAAAGCTTTTAGATGACAGGCATGTGGATCAGGAAAAATACAAATTGATAAGGGAGGGCAATAATGCCAGTCAATTTGGTCAAGGGTCTAAAGTTTTTCATAAAGATAATCATTGGAGGAGATTCCCAAGAGGGAGAGATTCTGTTGACACGGGCTTGATTGTTGAGAACAGAGAGGTAATTTTGTGTATACGAATGTCAAGAGTGTATAGTCCATATGTAAATATGAGTTTTCCATATATGTTGGGTCCTATTCCATCTTTTGATATCATCTCATGCTACCAAGATTTCCTAATTTCCCTGTGCGTTTGATTTCAGATTGAAGTTCTCATGTTGCCttgtttatttttgaaaaaataaaattaatttcttgAACTGACCCTTCAAAAATTGGACGTGTCAATTCCAAGATCATATTAAGCTTTCTACTCTAGGAATTCTTACATTATTACCATAATCAATTGATCATCAGTATTCTCTAGTTACTATGAAACCATATAAATCTGTTGGTGACCATTTAGTCGTTTTTTTTCTTGATCCAACAAATACGTTGACAAGAAAAGATTGTTTGCTTAAGAGACATGTTACCATTTTGTAGCTCCAGTTGGTGTTAGTCTTTTGCCACTTGGGGTACATTAGATATCTAATGTGATAGCACTTTTGCAAGAAATAAGAGAGGACTCCCGAAGTTCATCGTCTTTGTGTAGTTATATAGGTAATCTTCTGCAACAGGAATAAACAAGAAAAATTTTGTTATATACTGCAACTTTAGTATCAGTAAAGTGGATCTCAGTAAACTAGGCAGAAAACTCACCAAATTGTATAACTGGGGTATCACTAAATTGTAAACATGATGAGGCTTACTATTTCTTCTAACTCACCAAATCTCATTTAACGCAAATAGTTTCTATTTTTGTGTTGAAGGGGGCTGTCTGATCTTTCTTTCTCGAGTCTGATAGATTGATATGTCACTAGCACAATGTTTCTGCATGACTTCATTGATTGTTCTTTTCTCTTTAATTGAGCAATAGTTTAGGAGGTAAGTTGCCTTTGGTAGCCGGCATTGGCATAAAACTGTGTTTTACTTTACTATTAGCGTCAAACTACATGTCCTGAATGTACTTTTCTTTCTGGATATTAATCATCATAAAATTGTGCTTGCACAGGAACTTTACATGACTCAACATTCTAGCAAATCATATGTTCTTTCTTGGCATACACCTTTGTATGTGGGATACCTTCAGTTTTTAATAAAGTATTATCTTTGCTTTCATCTGTTCTTCAATATCAAAAAAGTTGAATATGACGACTTTAAATCGTGTTCAAGAATGTGAGTTGGGCAGTGAAATAAGAACAAAGGAGATTGCTACACCACTGAAGTTGTTGTCTTTATGCATGCCCCTTTTATGTCTCTGGACAACTTGTCATCTAGATACGAAATGATAATTTTAGCCGGACAGATACTCTAAATTCAGTTTTTGAGAGGCCATATTAGGTGTTGCTCCTGCTTGAACTTGGACTAGAACAAAGTTTTGTTTTTTGCTTATCAAGGGGAGGGTGTGTTAGGTGTATTAGTCTTCAATGTTTAGATGTATAGTGCTGAAGATCTTATGTAGTTACgtaaaaaataagaatactgATTTTCTGTGTGAGCTCATGACAATTTAACATCATATCTTGGAAGTACATTTTAGTACTTCTGTTATTCCGTTAGTACAGATGATGAGGTGCTTTTGGTAGAAAACTATGTCTTTTATAAGGTTCTCTACGTTTCTCCCCATCTTGTCAATAAAATCGCTACCTCCatcataaaaaaagtaaaaaagaactTTAGTTAGTTATGCTGTTTGTAAAATTTAGAATCCACCCTTTACTTTCTTCAGCTTTGTTTGAGCCTTTGAGGTAAGATCCAACCCTTGCCTTGGTGGCTTCAAAGTTGAAAAAAACCAACTGATAATCATAGAAAAGGGAATTAGATGTGGAGAAAACTTTAACTGCATAATTCGTTTTGCAATTATAGTGCTTTTACTTTTGCTTCAGGAGCCATTTCTTGTTTCACCATATAACCATCAATTTTATGATACATTGATACCATGTAGTAAATATGAGCTCTCTGATATTAATTTTTATGTTGGTATACCATGACGGCATTATAAAGCTTTGCTATTATCCTTGTTCCTAACACATTCCTATGTTTTAAATTTCTTCTTGGCTGCACTTTATTGGTAAACTAAAGCATGATGTTCTGCTTCGGACAGTCATCTTGATTAGCATGTATACTAATTCCTTTATTCTTCACCTCCAGTTATAATTTATTACAAACGCATATAGCCATTGACTATATAGCTCTCTTCTGTTTAACTATTTAAGTTACATCCCCTTTCAAAGTTTCAAGTTTGCTAGTACTGGGTATGATAGTTATGCCTTTAACAGTTGACAAGTTCTCTAGTTTTCATGGTAAGTTTTTGTGTCATGTGAGATCACACACGATAAGGCAGCCTCTCTTCATTAATTCTGTAAACTACTaggattttgatttttatttgtgACCATGGATCTGCAGTCCTCCGGAAGATGCTCCAAAGCAGTGGGTGTAACATACTTTGACAGGTATGGCCACTTGGATTCAGATAGTTATGTGGAGCTGAAGCCCATTGATGGAGCTAGCAAACCCCATTTCAGGAAGACACTCAGAACTCGAAACATGACAACTGGTCCTAAAGAAAACGATAATCAAAGGCTTGATATATTCTCAGATGCCGAACAGGAAGAGTCTCTGGATATTGAAGAAGGTCAGATAATTTCTGAAGAAATGAACGAGAAAATCATTGAAAGGAGAAGCACATGTTCTGGCAAATCGCAAATCAGTGAAATGAAGAATTTCGCTAATGATAAAAATGTGGAGGGACAGGACAACCCTAGGATTTTGGAGATCATGGCAAAGATGGAAAAGCGTAGAGAGCGTTTCAAGCAGCCTATTGCTCTCAAAAGTGATTCAAAGGATGTCTCTAGGCCTTTGGTTGATTTGTTTGCTGTGTCGACTGAGTCTATGCAACCAAGACCAGCACGAAAGAGGAGATGGGCTGCAAGCGAGTCAACTGTTTAATGCTTTTGGTGTGAGGTGATATTAGTGATGCGTCTCTATTCACCTTCCTAACTGGATCTGTGTATAGTGGTGTTCCACTTACAGTTGATTGCAGAAACGGTTGCTGATGGTATATACCTGGGGACTGGGGTTAAGAAGTTTCCCATGAAAAGAGGGAAAGAAGAAACACGTATAATAAAGAATACTGAATactttggtaggagtaaggtctgcgtacactttaccctccccagaccctacattgtgagatttcactgggttgttgtacTGAATACTGTCTGTTTTGTTGCgctaaaatccattttttctcTGAAGTATAATTGATTATTTTGATTTCAAAGGATGTAAGTTGCTTGTAGCAGGCTACCAGTGATGATGGTATTGCttgagtgttttttttttaaaaaacttttattCCCAATTGTTACAACATTTATTCTTGAGGAAATCATGTTGCTGCCATGTATAATCTCTCAGTTCTTAAGTTTTATCATTTTCCTTGTTAGTTCCTTGATAGGTTTCAGAAGCAGTGGTTTGGAAGCAACTTTCCTGTTTGATTATATGGATCTACAAGTTCAAATTGCAAGCTTGCctgaatatttttcttcaataagGTAGGGAGTATGGCGTAACGTGATGGTGTGTCATATGTAGTTGTCATTTTTTGAGCGTAGATTGTAGTCTTGTATTTCATGTCTATGGAAGACTTGGGGACGGAGTTAGGAGGGTGCAAGGGGGTTCATCCAAATTCCGATCATTGGAAATTACATTCTATATGATCAAATTAATActatttgtgtatatataatagatgttgAGTCTGCTTGTGTTTACTTGTCTAAATGTAGTTAATGTAATACAACGAAGAACAATTGGTTATACCAAGCTGCGGGTTGGTCAATTGGTTATATAGCTTTTTCATGTCGTTCTACagagatttttattttacaaGAAGAATTTTTCAATATCGTTTTCTTCTATTCAAATGGTAAGAAGCTATGTCAAATTATTTCCTCTATCTTTATGTGTCTTAATAGATAAATTATTTACTAGTagccattttgggactaaaccTACTTTGGTTTTCTTGGGTCATATCAGTCACATTTTAACAAAGCCATAATTTCACATGAGTGAAAGCTGGATACATAATTAATTCGAATTGATGTGAATAATACTGACCAAAACCAAAATTGTTTATCTTAGTAAATCAAAGTTAAACATGAGTGGGAGTTCAACTCTGAAAGTGACTATGCGATAGAATGAGGAAATTGCATCTAAGTTCTTGTTTTTAAGCTTCTGGCAAAAAAGATGAACAGTAGTCTTAGTCATTTCTCCTCCTATTGTTTGTGGGAGGAGGGGGTTGCTCTGAGAGGATTTTCAGAACATTCACCAATGCCCGTAAACGATCCCAGATGTTCAAACCATAAAGAGTATGCACCAGAGATTCTTGGAACTCGAATCCATTCTCAGCAATAGGATACTGCAAAAGATGGGGTAAAATGTATTTATAAGATATGAAATGTATGAATGACCGCATGATTTTTAGTAGATGAACAGCAACTCACCTGAATGGGTTTTGGTATCTTGGTTTTAATAAAAGGCCACCACCGGTCCTCCACAACCGACTTTACAAGACAGCAAGCTCGTAATCCTTCAATACCAGCAAATCTTCCAAATCCACTGTCTTTGACTCCACCAAATGGCAGGGACTGCATATTATTGATCAGGAGAAAATGTTAGAAGGGTCCATTTTAAAACGAACAAGAAAAAAGGAGTGCTGCGGAGGAACAAAGGTCTTGGAAGGAAAAGCTGAGAGGTCCAAaattgtaaacaaaaggtttttTTTAGAGGATTAAACAATGCTGGGCAAAGCAACTGCTTAACCAAAACTTTAAGTCTTTTGAGGTAGTTGGTGTTTAGAAGATAGATTTCAAGGTTACACATGGCAATGCTTTAGGACCAAAGACAGGCCAGGGAAGGTCATGAGCATCAGGAGTTGAGAATGGGGGGTGAGTCATGAGGGGAAAGGGAGGGTAACTTCTGGCTGTGTTTTGCAACAGTTACTTCTGGCTGTAGAAGAGAGAAGGTAAGGAAGCTAACTTCTAGCTCGTCAAATTTGCAAATGCGGACATTTAAAGGCAGAAAGAGGATCTTTTTTGGTCTCCTTTGATATGAAGGTTAAgaaacaataagaccatgtgggATCTGCACAAAATTTTAAGTAGGACTGTTAGACTTGAGCAAAGGGATCCTTGTTACTGAAAATAGttataatgaaggaaaaattatGGCTATCAGTAATGGAGTTCTAAAGCAGATGCAACATGGTATTGTCTGAGGTTCACAAAATTGTCTCTAATTGTACTCATACCTCAATCATCATAGCAAATAGTCACATATAAGTATGCCAAACTCTTTGATAAAATGTCTCAAGAGCCTGATGCCTATAG
This Solanum dulcamara chromosome 1, daSolDulc1.2, whole genome shotgun sequence DNA region includes the following protein-coding sequences:
- the LOC129883602 gene encoding FIP1[III]-like protein, which translates into the protein MIISKTLSSLPTLEMENVAGDDDDFGDLYADVEVQASSAINAIQISMQVQTEINEADYNAAVGNCNRENAVSEEECESESGDDLNILLNGDEEGDDHFINGGSDEDEIEENGGFSVSDKGNGLGQNSNGSENGKGEKSSYKNTRPPHAAYSSHLKANGSSCAPSYSTSFVKGNWEDNSYTQRVGSGFAAQNGQSFSLPRSRNIMDMNIDMFEKKPWRYSGADLTDYFNFGFDEDSWKQYCTCLDEHREQAKKVVKDSDYKTLKNSKPKGREIEVEESMIERRPSTDVGRPQYRDSGVVIQIALQQSMEDPISSTKEQREASEKGTGDVGGDGKEFLCFSSASEDELASLEGTGERSGNSTSGRNTPVHEHVSMGSDNYGNSEFSDADERHHQEGTYCNVDQTSVAIKSSHDANKSSERDISDARRPKKLQEPLHGGGREHSPGSSCCSLSHGDTSGDGTFLDLKKSHDHHTRLLSNAESELQEKGTIDYQPISGTDHIRSKSGDPQYFTRSRSVQRDLLHDRRSPGRMSGTIPVHLKDEDSRKSDARILYERRNSTVIRHRQRDRRYAFDSHEREDTSHFNRAEPFYSNAGRFSDYPCRDSFTKNPEMEYQLKCRYDKKWSGDRSVKRKLDPLELSVYTDDELSERDRPHDGRRLTVQDMDNVSFHDSEQWIDKYISYSDDEKPSRRMWKIDQLQSNKRVRTDDLVTECNYIYDIMEETDNRYRPYNHRDTNIQEDDYHVKLTYFRREIKSPSRGKRRDNSPCRSLNDICFMDLKDEEGRFDGYRPPSFSLYRQTCTPSRRWQNPELPRGRHGIFNSTRKCDGGQFANLTNSIGADQTIKYPGNQDSFKRRRGDRQSKGMQWVEDENSSRYRQNILDAERTSYSFRKTSSDQRFKSFDNNHGPNPVEKLLDDRHVDQEKYKLIREGNNASQFGQGSKVFHKDNHWRRFPRGRDSVDTGLIVENRESSGRCSKAVGVTYFDRYGHLDSDSYVELKPIDGASKPHFRKTLRTRNMTTGPKENDNQRLDIFSDAEQEESLDIEEGQIISEEMNEKIIERRSTCSGKSQISEMKNFANDKNVEGQDNPRILEIMAKMEKRRERFKQPIALKSDSKDVSRPLVDLFAVSTESMQPRPARKRRWAASESTV